A genomic region of Spodoptera frugiperda isolate SF20-4 chromosome 31, AGI-APGP_CSIRO_Sfru_2.0, whole genome shotgun sequence contains the following coding sequences:
- the LOC118276247 gene encoding polycomb protein Scm, which produces MSNNTVGSSGPAPGKIRGPGRPPKRTCTWCAESKTPLKYVLPTENGKKEFCSETCLSEFRQAYSKGACLHCDNVIRGNAPSSSKNFCSTYCLNKYQKKNEKRTSSPQSGNGANGTENHANNNSTGSFYDIYQAFDWNEYMKDTNSVAASQECFKQAPMPPVNDFKVGMKLEALDPRNLTSTCIATVVGVLGPRLRLRLDGSDNKNDFWRLVDAGDIHPIGHCERNDGMLQPPLGFRMNASSWPMFLLKTLNGAEMAPAKVFQPEPPTPKSNVFVVGQKLEAVDKKNPQLICCATVGAVKNDQIHVTFDGWRGAFDYWCRYDSRDIFPVGWCARAGHPLQPPGQKSATTPSRFKLRPSGMPNPALPEGGSTGAGNSNTSVTPTPVATVCLRIRSSCTGGSSSLPTSVLGTGPSGAAEALVKELLSVHPDPQRLTRAILTASSSYSNITNVQVSSGNKNYSVKVPTELTLDELKNWLKAVTSGVGSCIGMIEIDTGEAAGRPCTLCGESTSNNNVTSGVKRPNNEESPANSVNGSGECSSGKLARVSPERPEPASSTTGAPPPPSPAAPPADWSVEDVIGFIAAADPALAAHADLFRKHEIDGKALLLLNSDMMMKYMGLKLGPALKICNLVSKIKNRRHYST; this is translated from the exons ATGTCAAACAACACTGTCGGCTCATCCGGGCCAGCTCCCGGCAAAATACGTGGACCTGGAAGACCTCCAAAACGTACATGCACTTGGTGTGCTGAAAGTAAAACACCATTAAAATATGTCCTGCCGACCGAAAACggaaaaaaagaattttgttcAGAAACGTGTTTGTCTGAATTTAGACAGGCATACAGCAAAGGCGCCTGTCTTCATTGTGATAATGTTATTCGTGGTAATGCACCTTCAAGTAGCAAGAATTTTTGTTCTACATATTGTTTAAACAAGTATCAAAAGAAAAACGAGAAACGTACTTCATCACCACAATCGGGTAATGGGGCTAATGGAACAGAAAATCATGCGAATAATAATTCTACAGGTTCTTTTTATGACATTTATCAGGCGTTTGATTGGAATGAATACATGAAAGATACTAATAGTGTAGCAGCCTCTCAAGAATGTTTTAAACAGGCTCCAATGCCCCCTGTAAACGACTTCAAAGTTGGAATGAAATTAGAAGCACTAGACCCACGTAATTTGACATCAACATGTATTGCGACCGTTGTTGGAGTGTTAGGCCCTCGATTGAGGCTGAGGCTTGATGGCAGTGACAATAAGAATGATTTTTGGCGTCTTGTTGATGCAGGTGACATTCACCCCATTGGTCACTGTGAAAGAAATGATGGCATGTTGCAGCCACCATTAGGGTTTCGGATGAATGCTAGCAGTTGGCCCATGTTTTTACTCAAAACTTTAAATGGTGCTGAAATGGCTCCAGCTAAAGTTTTTCAACCTGAGCCTCCAACACCTAAGTCAAATGTGTTTGTTGTTGGACAAAAATTAGAGGCAGTAGATAAGAAAAATCCACAACTCATTTGTTGTGCCACGGTTGGGGCAGTGAAAAATGATCAGATACATGTAACATTTGATGGGTGGAGAGGTGCATTTGATTACTGGTGCAGGTATGATTCAAGAGACATATTTCCAGTTGGTTGGTGTGCTAGGGCTGGACATCCTTTACAACCTCCTGGACAGAAAAGTGCTACCACTCCATCAAG ATTTAAGCTAAGGCCTAGTGGTATGCCTAATCCAGCTTTACCAGAAGGTGGATCTACAGGAGCTGGGAACTCGAACACTTCTGTAACACCAACACCAGTAGCCACAGTGTGCCTCCGTATCCGCAGCAGTTGTACCGGTGGTAGCAGCTCTTTACCAACATCTGTATTAGGGACTGGCCCATCAGGAGCTGCTGAAGCTTTGGTCAAAGAATTGCTCAGTGTCCATCCTGACCCTCAAAGGTTGACGCGGGCAATACTAACAGCATCTAGTAGTTATTCTAATATAACAAATGTACAG GTTTCATcaggaaataaaaactattcagTGAAAGTCCCGACAGAGCTCACATTAGATGAACTTAAGAATTGGTTGAAAGCTGTTACTAGTGGAGTTGGTAGCTGTATTGGAATGATAGAGATAGACACTGGTGAGGCTGCTGGTCGGCCTTGCACTCTTTGTGGAGAATCTACATCTAATAATAATGTCACATCTGGTGTAAAGAGGCCTAATAAT GAGGAGAGTCCAGCAAACAGTGTGAATGGGTCGGGTGAGTGCTCGAGTGGCAAGTTGGCACGCGTGTCTCCAGAGCGACCCGAGCCAGCTTCCTCTACGACAGGGGCGCCACCTCCGCCCTCGCCTGCCGCGCCGCCCGCGGACTGGTCCGTCGAAGACGTCATCGGGTTTATCGCAGCCGCCGACCCTGCCCTTGCCGCTCATGCCGACTTATTTAGGAAACAC GAAATAGATGGAAAAGCCCTACTGTTGCTAAACTCggatatgatgatgaaatatATGGGTTTAAAGTTAGGTCCTGCATTAAAAATTTGCAATCTTGtatccaaaataaaaaatcgcCGGCATTATAGTACCTAA
- the LOC118276250 gene encoding aminoacyl tRNA synthase complex-interacting multifunctional protein 1, with product MIACTLLKRTMSQSIGNRILNNAEIAEKKLAQLRTKLDEIKKIKVEEKIQALTEENKDLAAKVEAAKSNLIRLETLNGKKQYAIPGKESVAPVENVKTEDAPVKSEKQAATKKAKEAVKKPKEKSEPAGDSIIDVRKLDFRIGKIIDVNKHPDADTLYVEKIDCGEDKPRTVVSGLVNHVPIDEMRDRIVMILANLKPVKMRGVTSEAMVMCASSPEKVEILTPPQGAVPGDLVECEGYPREPEAVLNPKKKIFETCAPDLLTNDDKVACYKGAPLVVPGKGAVVAPTLKGVNVK from the exons atgATTGCGTGTACGTTATTAAAAAGAACTATGTCTCAAAGCATTGGAAATAGAATTCTAAATAACGCTGAAATAGCTGAAAAGAAACTAGCACAATTAAGGACAAAG CTAGATGAAATTAAGAAAATCAAGGTTGAGGAAAAAATACAGGCACTTACAGAGGAGAACAAAGATTTAGCTGCCAAAGTAGAAGCTGCTAAATCCAATTTAATAAGATTAGAAACATTGAATGGTAAAAAGCAATACGCCATACCAGGCAAAGAATCAGTTGCACCTGTTGAAAATGTTAAGACAGAAGATGCACCAGTTAAATCTGAAAAACAAGCTGCTACAAAGAAGGCAAAGGAAGCTGTTAAGAAACCAAAAGAGAAATCAGAGCCTGCTGGTGATTCTATCATAGATGTCAGGAAGTTAGATTTTAGAATTGGAAAAATTATTGATGTGAACAAACATCCTGATGCCGACACATTGTATGTTGAGAAGATTGACTGTGGGGAGGATAAACCCCGAACTGTTGTCTCTGGTCTTGTAAATCATGTACCGATAGATGAAATGCGTGATAGAATTGTTATGATACTAGCTAACTTAAAACCAGTAAAG ATGAGGGGAGTTACTTCAGAAGCAATGGTAATGTGTGCATCATCCCCTGAAAAGGTTGAAATTCTCACCCCACCACAGGGAGCTGTACCTGGTGACTTGGTAGAGTGTGAAGGTTACCCTCGAGAGCCAGAAGCTGTACTTAAtcctaagaaaaaaatatttgaaacctGTGCTCCTGACCTCTTAACAAATGATGACAAAGTTGCATGCTATAAAGGAGCCCCTCTAGTTGTCCCTGGAAAGGGAGCAGTAGTAGCACCAACATTAAAAGGAGTTAAtgttaaatag
- the LOC118276245 gene encoding ribosomal protein S6 kinase 2 beta isoform X2, producing MNLLIKVSKMIQLGTSAQPANSLPIVVENSAESRQASTTESLDTSVDISEEREVEIQDVVKEGHDKADPSQFELLKVLGEGSFGKVFLVRKVTGADAGTLYAMKVLKKATLKVRDRERTKMERNILVEMGHPFIVKLHYAFQTAGKLYLILDFLRGGDLFSRLSKEVMFTEEDVKFYLAELALALEHVHKLGIIYRDLKPENILLDADGHIALTDFGLSKLPPTSDKAYSFCGTVEYMAPEVVNRRGHTFAADWWSFGVLMFEMLTGNLPFHGSTRHETMTQILKAKLGMPSNLSEEAQSLLRALFKRNPQNRLGAGANGIEDIKSHEFFASIDWDALYRKEVVPPFRPAVSRADDAFYFDSEFTCRTPRDSPGVPASANAHELFRGFSFVAPCLLNDDNKTVTNQNQNHVPTNNKTSTEEFWAGFVNRNNFFDEYRLMGELGTGSFSVVRLCEHKTSRVQYAVKIMDKLQYDPREEIEILLRYSQHPHIITLRGVYEEGGRILAVTELCRGGELLEHITQRRYLPEHEAAPILKNVLHAIHYLHRHTVVHRDIKPSNILFATAEKRPEDIRLVDFGLAKQLRAENGLLMTPCYTANFVAPEVLKRAGYDAACDIWSLGVLAYIMLSGRTPFASTGDDTPEAILARIESGKVELSTGVWRHVSAEARGCVRRMLQLEPAQRPRAAELVREPWITAPHPPQPAAHPAPDTDPPSDLRRAVDLTFQAMTASPLTPQVLGPVSQSTLAQRRSKPQRRFPPTQL from the exons atgaatttattaattaaagtttccAAAATGATACAG CTTGGTACATCTGCTCAGCCAGCCAATAGTCTTCCAATTGTGGTTGAAAACTCAGCCGAGTCTCGTCAGGCGTCTACAACTGAGAGCTTAGATACTTCTGTAGACATTAGTGAAGAAAGAGAGGTAGAGATACAAGATGTAGTTAAAGAAGGACATGACAAAGCAGATCCCTCACAATTTGAATTGCTCAAAGTTCTTGGTGAAGGTTCCTTTggaaaagtatttttagtacGAAAAGTCACTGGTGCTGATGCTGGTACTCTGTATGCCATGAAG GTACTTAAAAAAGCTACATTAAAAGTAAGAGACAGGGAACGTACCAAAATGGAGAGAAATATTCTAGTTGAAATGGGCCATCCATTTATTGTTAAGTTACATTACGCCTTTCAAACAGctggaaaattatatttaatactgGACTTCCTGCGTGGTGGAGATTTATTTTCACGACTCAGTAAAGAG GTAATGTTTACTGAGGAGGATGTTAAGTTTTACCTAGCTGAACTAGCTTTAGCATTAGAACATGTACACAAGTTGGGAATAATATACAGGGATCTGAAAccagaaaacattttattagatGCTGATGGCCATATAGCACTTACAGACTTTGGGTTATCAAAACTCCCTCCAACTAGTGATAAAGCCTATAGCTTTTGTGGTACTGTGGAATATATGGCCCCGGAGGTGGTTAACAGGAGAGGGCACACATTTGCAGCAGACTGGtggtcctttggtgtacttatG TTTGAAATGCTGACAGGCAATCTACCTTTCCATGGCTCGACTCGACATGAAACTATGACACAGATATTAAAAGCGAAACTTGGAATGCCCTCGAATCTTAGTGAAGAGGCACAGTCTCTTTTGAGAGCTTTATTCAAAAGAAACCCGCAGAATAG attggGAGCTGGTGCTAATGGCATTGAAGATATAAAGAGTCATGAGTTCTTTGCAAGTATAGATTGGGATGCTTTGTATAGGAAAGAG GTGGTGCCCCCATTTAGGCCGGCAGTATCTAGGGCCGATGACGCATTCTACTTTGACTCAGAGTTTACATGTCGCACGCCCCGCGACTCACCCGGTGTACCGGCTTCCGCGAATGCACATGAACTATTCCg CGGTTTCAGTTTCGTCGCGCCTTGTTTACTCAACGATGATAACAAGACGGTTAcgaatcaaaatcaaaatcatgtTCCTACGAATAATAAAACGTCCACTGAAGAGTTTTGGGCCGGTTTCGTCAATAGGAATAATTTCTTCGACGAATACag ATTAATGGGAGAGTTAGGCACAGGATCGTTTTCAGTCGTCCGCCTCTGTGAACACAAAACCTCAAGAGTACAGTATGCTGTCAAGATTATGGACAAATTGCAGTATGACCCTCGTGAAGAAATTGAAATACTGTTGAG ATACAGCCAACACCCGCACATAATAACTCTGCGCGGTGTCTACGAGGAAGGCGGTCGGATCCTGGCAGTGACGGAGCTCTGTCGCGGCGGCGAACTGCTCGAGCACATCACACAGCGTCGCTACTTGCCCGAACATGAGGCTGCACCTATATTGAAGAATGTTCTTCACGCTATTCACTATCTTCATAGACACACTGTTGTGCATAG AGACATAAAACCTTCGAACATATTGTTCGCAACCGCAGAAAAGAGGCCTGAGGACATTCGCCTCGTAGACTTTGGTTTGGCGAAACAGTTGCGCGCTGAAAACGGCCTACTTATGACACCATGTTATACTGCTAATTTCGTTGCTCCCGAGGTGCTAAAACGTGCTGGTTATGATGCTGCTTGTGATATATGGAGTTTAG GTGTGCTAGCTTATATAATGCTGTCGGGAAGGACACCATTTGCTTCAACTGGAGATGATACCCCTGAAGCGATTTTAGCGAGAATCGAGTCAGGAAAG GTGGAACTATCGACGGGAGTGTGGCGTCACGTATCAGCGGAGGCGCGGGGCTGCGTACGTCGCATGTTACAACTAGAGCCGGCGCAGAGGCCGCGCGCCGCCGAGCTAGTCCGAGAGCCTTGGATCACGGCGCCACACCCACCGCAACCTGCGGCCCACCCAGCGCCTGATACCGACCCGCCCAGCGATCTGCGACGAGCTGTCGATCTTACCTTCCAG GCAATGACAGCTTCGCCGCTGACACCCCAAGTTTTGGGTCCTGTGTCACAATCAACTCTCGCGCAGCGTCGTAGTAAACCACAGCGACGTTTCCCACCAACAcaactttaa
- the LOC118276245 gene encoding ribosomal protein S6 kinase 2 beta isoform X1 encodes MPLANTSDPWRMQNVGDNTLGTSAQPANSLPIVVENSAESRQASTTESLDTSVDISEEREVEIQDVVKEGHDKADPSQFELLKVLGEGSFGKVFLVRKVTGADAGTLYAMKVLKKATLKVRDRERTKMERNILVEMGHPFIVKLHYAFQTAGKLYLILDFLRGGDLFSRLSKEVMFTEEDVKFYLAELALALEHVHKLGIIYRDLKPENILLDADGHIALTDFGLSKLPPTSDKAYSFCGTVEYMAPEVVNRRGHTFAADWWSFGVLMFEMLTGNLPFHGSTRHETMTQILKAKLGMPSNLSEEAQSLLRALFKRNPQNRLGAGANGIEDIKSHEFFASIDWDALYRKEVVPPFRPAVSRADDAFYFDSEFTCRTPRDSPGVPASANAHELFRGFSFVAPCLLNDDNKTVTNQNQNHVPTNNKTSTEEFWAGFVNRNNFFDEYRLMGELGTGSFSVVRLCEHKTSRVQYAVKIMDKLQYDPREEIEILLRYSQHPHIITLRGVYEEGGRILAVTELCRGGELLEHITQRRYLPEHEAAPILKNVLHAIHYLHRHTVVHRDIKPSNILFATAEKRPEDIRLVDFGLAKQLRAENGLLMTPCYTANFVAPEVLKRAGYDAACDIWSLGVLAYIMLSGRTPFASTGDDTPEAILARIESGKVELSTGVWRHVSAEARGCVRRMLQLEPAQRPRAAELVREPWITAPHPPQPAAHPAPDTDPPSDLRRAVDLTFQAMTASPLTPQVLGPVSQSTLAQRRSKPQRRFPPTQL; translated from the exons ATGCCTCTGGCGAACACCTCAGATCCTTGGCGAATGCAGAATGTTGGAGATAACACG CTTGGTACATCTGCTCAGCCAGCCAATAGTCTTCCAATTGTGGTTGAAAACTCAGCCGAGTCTCGTCAGGCGTCTACAACTGAGAGCTTAGATACTTCTGTAGACATTAGTGAAGAAAGAGAGGTAGAGATACAAGATGTAGTTAAAGAAGGACATGACAAAGCAGATCCCTCACAATTTGAATTGCTCAAAGTTCTTGGTGAAGGTTCCTTTggaaaagtatttttagtacGAAAAGTCACTGGTGCTGATGCTGGTACTCTGTATGCCATGAAG GTACTTAAAAAAGCTACATTAAAAGTAAGAGACAGGGAACGTACCAAAATGGAGAGAAATATTCTAGTTGAAATGGGCCATCCATTTATTGTTAAGTTACATTACGCCTTTCAAACAGctggaaaattatatttaatactgGACTTCCTGCGTGGTGGAGATTTATTTTCACGACTCAGTAAAGAG GTAATGTTTACTGAGGAGGATGTTAAGTTTTACCTAGCTGAACTAGCTTTAGCATTAGAACATGTACACAAGTTGGGAATAATATACAGGGATCTGAAAccagaaaacattttattagatGCTGATGGCCATATAGCACTTACAGACTTTGGGTTATCAAAACTCCCTCCAACTAGTGATAAAGCCTATAGCTTTTGTGGTACTGTGGAATATATGGCCCCGGAGGTGGTTAACAGGAGAGGGCACACATTTGCAGCAGACTGGtggtcctttggtgtacttatG TTTGAAATGCTGACAGGCAATCTACCTTTCCATGGCTCGACTCGACATGAAACTATGACACAGATATTAAAAGCGAAACTTGGAATGCCCTCGAATCTTAGTGAAGAGGCACAGTCTCTTTTGAGAGCTTTATTCAAAAGAAACCCGCAGAATAG attggGAGCTGGTGCTAATGGCATTGAAGATATAAAGAGTCATGAGTTCTTTGCAAGTATAGATTGGGATGCTTTGTATAGGAAAGAG GTGGTGCCCCCATTTAGGCCGGCAGTATCTAGGGCCGATGACGCATTCTACTTTGACTCAGAGTTTACATGTCGCACGCCCCGCGACTCACCCGGTGTACCGGCTTCCGCGAATGCACATGAACTATTCCg CGGTTTCAGTTTCGTCGCGCCTTGTTTACTCAACGATGATAACAAGACGGTTAcgaatcaaaatcaaaatcatgtTCCTACGAATAATAAAACGTCCACTGAAGAGTTTTGGGCCGGTTTCGTCAATAGGAATAATTTCTTCGACGAATACag ATTAATGGGAGAGTTAGGCACAGGATCGTTTTCAGTCGTCCGCCTCTGTGAACACAAAACCTCAAGAGTACAGTATGCTGTCAAGATTATGGACAAATTGCAGTATGACCCTCGTGAAGAAATTGAAATACTGTTGAG ATACAGCCAACACCCGCACATAATAACTCTGCGCGGTGTCTACGAGGAAGGCGGTCGGATCCTGGCAGTGACGGAGCTCTGTCGCGGCGGCGAACTGCTCGAGCACATCACACAGCGTCGCTACTTGCCCGAACATGAGGCTGCACCTATATTGAAGAATGTTCTTCACGCTATTCACTATCTTCATAGACACACTGTTGTGCATAG AGACATAAAACCTTCGAACATATTGTTCGCAACCGCAGAAAAGAGGCCTGAGGACATTCGCCTCGTAGACTTTGGTTTGGCGAAACAGTTGCGCGCTGAAAACGGCCTACTTATGACACCATGTTATACTGCTAATTTCGTTGCTCCCGAGGTGCTAAAACGTGCTGGTTATGATGCTGCTTGTGATATATGGAGTTTAG GTGTGCTAGCTTATATAATGCTGTCGGGAAGGACACCATTTGCTTCAACTGGAGATGATACCCCTGAAGCGATTTTAGCGAGAATCGAGTCAGGAAAG GTGGAACTATCGACGGGAGTGTGGCGTCACGTATCAGCGGAGGCGCGGGGCTGCGTACGTCGCATGTTACAACTAGAGCCGGCGCAGAGGCCGCGCGCCGCCGAGCTAGTCCGAGAGCCTTGGATCACGGCGCCACACCCACCGCAACCTGCGGCCCACCCAGCGCCTGATACCGACCCGCCCAGCGATCTGCGACGAGCTGTCGATCTTACCTTCCAG GCAATGACAGCTTCGCCGCTGACACCCCAAGTTTTGGGTCCTGTGTCACAATCAACTCTCGCGCAGCGTCGTAGTAAACCACAGCGACGTTTCCCACCAACAcaactttaa
- the LOC118276248 gene encoding organic cation transporter protein, which produces MIYTDLFKDEQTVEMFTYGTVNNIANKCIQIGPIWKGLKSKEPVEKIAQGVQKNEDVTSSIIGDFGRWQLKISILMALLKLPIAWYQLNIIFMAPPQRFWCSKPLPFSKYSDEEWRRLSVPHVEEHPCLIFDPDLLAIDPFMDKTLIPLVPCKKFVFDKSVFKRTITSDWNLVCTKHWLTHMCQCVMMWGIVLGGIIFGIWADKYGRQLPLMIGILIQGVSSVIASILPWYSIFLINWFILALASGGVGIISFVISMEVVSGKWRTVIPVIYQLPFGFGNAIMAGLAYWLRDWRKLEFALGALSSLFILYWFWVPESPRWLLATGQTEKAAEILKNITRENKMQVSSKYIKRLITDRQPQQQQDPGFLAFLTSKRMRLKTVLLSMNWFCTGLAFYTFSQYLGSIGGNIFVAVSVTGIISTIGGLTCIFIITRVGRKMTVGIYQTVTAACFVFILLMPRGRFANDWPRLLFAGIGFAGMAGTIPALYLFSGELFPTLGRNVGVSGVTTFARIASMVAPAVVTLESLFVDLPLIILTVISFAQILMVLPLPETKDAPLPDTLEQAEQF; this is translated from the exons atgatttACACAGATTTGTTTAAAGACGAACAGACTGTCGAAATGTTTACCTATGGCACTGTAAATAATATTGCTAATAAATGCATTCAGATTGGGCCCATTTGGAAAGGTTTAAAGAGTAAGG AACCTGTGGAAAAGATAGCTCAAGGTGTTCAAAAAAACGAGGATGTTACAAGTTCCATAATTGGTGACTTCGGAAGATGGCAACTGAAAATCAGTATATTAATGGCGCTTTTAAAATTACCTATAGCTTGGTATCAACTAAACATAATCTTTATGGCGCCACCCCAACGTTTCTGGTGCTCCAAACCATTGCCTTTTTCTAAATATAGTGATGAAGAGTGGAGAAGACTGAGTGTACCA CACGTAGAAGAACACCCTTGTTTGATATTTGATCCAGATTTATTAGCAATTGATCCATTTATGGATAAGACACTCATACCTCTAGTACCTTGTAAAAAATTTGTATTTGATAAAAGTGTGTTTAAACGCACCATAACATCTGATTGGAATTTGGTGTGTACAAAACACTGGCTTACTCAT ATGTGCCAATGCGTCATGATGTGGGGTATTGTGTTGGGAGGTATAATATTCGGGATTTGGGCCGATAAATATGGTCGACAATTGCCTCTTATGATCGGAATACTAATACAGGGTGTCAGTAGTGTTATTGCCAGTATACTGCCATGGTACTCAATATTTCtgataaactggtttatttTAGCGCTAGCGTCTGGTGGTGTTGGAATTATATCTTTTGTAATAAGTATGGAG GTAGTAAGTGGCAAGTGGCGAACTGTAATACCAGTTATTTATCAATTGCCTTTTGGTTTTGGAAATGCCATAATGGCAGGTCTAGCTTACTGGCTGAGAGATTGGAGGAAACTTGAATTCGCATTAGGGGCACTTTCCTCATTATTCATATTGTACTGGTTTTGGGTCCCAGAATCTCCAAGGTGGTTGTTGGCAACGGGTCAAACAGAAAAAGCTGCTG aaattttaaAGAATATCACTAGAGAGAATAAAATGCAAGTCagttcaaaatatataaaaagactTATAACTGACCGTCAGCCACAACAGCAACAAGATCCGGGATTTTTAGCTTTTTTGACATCCAAGAGGATGAGACTCAAGACTGTCTTACTTTCAATGAATTG GTTTTGTACGGGTTTAGCTTTCTACACGTTTTCACAATATTTGGGTTCCATCGGAGGAAATATTTTTGTCGCAGTTTCAGTTACTGGAATCATTTCAACAATTGGAGGACTAACatgcatttttataataactagagTCGGAAGAAAGATGACTGTTGGAATATACCAGACAGTTACAGCCGCATGCTTCGTTTTTATATTGTTGATGCCAAGGGGACGCTTTGCAAACGACTGGCCGAGGCTATTGTTCGCGGGAATAGGTTTTGCAGGAATGGCG GGTACTATACCAGCGTTATACTTGTTTTCTGGAGAGTTGTTCCCAACACTGGGAAGGAACGTTGGAGTCAGTGGAGTGACGACATTTGCTCGCATCGCGTCTATGGTTGCTCCTGCAGTGGTTACCTTGGAAAGTCTATTTGTAGATCTTCCCCTCATCATATTAACTGTCATTTCTTTCGCACAAATTTTAATGGTACTAcccttacctgaaacaaaagatGCTCCTTTGCCAGACACTTTAGAGCAAGCAGAACAATTTTGA
- the LOC118276249 gene encoding CAAX prenyl protease 1 homolog, with translation MKFDEDVIVFLILLFSWGECLWELYLSLRQLKIYKTNNTIPNDLREMLNEESFKKARLYGIDKSRFKIVKELYSIILTSVVLYKRWIYVAWQQSEDIAAYFHITPEREILVSCVFMIFVTLFNFVVNMPFTIYGTFVLEQKHGFNKQTAGFFIKDQLKSLLLNFVITLPIISIAIYIIMLGGNMFVVWLWMFTTVATLLLLTIYPSVIAPLFDKFVPLPDGSLRKGIEGLASRLHFPLSQIYIVEGSKRSAHSNAYFSGLFGNKRIVLFDTLLEKFDEEKKITTGCTETEILGVLAHELGHWSCSHIYKSIALTEVNLLLLFTAFGFLFKYSMLYTSLGFPAGQEPIIIGLIVVLQMILAPYNSVLSFFATALSRKFEFEADNFAVSLSYSNELRSALIKLGKDNLDYPIYDKLYSAWYHSHPTLLHRIENIRNQITNEKKD, from the exons ATGAAATTCGATGAAGATGTGATTGTGTTTTTGATTCTACTATTCTCATGGGGAGAATGTTTGTGGGAGCTTTATTTGTCTCTGCGGCAG ttgaaaatatacaaaactaatAACACCATACCAAATGACTTGAGGGAAATGCTAAATGAAGAATCTTTCAAGAAAGCTCGTCTTTACGGTATAGACAAATCTCGGTTTAAAATAGTAAAAGAATTATACAGTATAATACTAACATCTGTGGTTTTATACAAAAGGTGGATTTATGTAGCATGGCAGCAATCTGAAGACATTGCTGCTTATTTCCACATTACTCCTGAGAGAGAGATTCTAGTCAGTTGTGTGTTTATGATATTTGTTACTTTGTTCAATTTTGTTGTCAACATGCCATTCACTATTTATGGTACCTTTGTATTAGAACAAAAGCATGGTTTCAACAAGCAGACTGCAGGCTTCTTTATAAAAGATCAGTTAAAATCTTTGTTACTGAACTTTGTAATCACCCTCCCCATTATATCCATTGCTATCTATATTATAATGCTTGGAGGAAACATGTTTGTGGTATGGTTGTGGATGTTCACCACTGTAGCGACATTGTTGCTGCTGACAATATACCCATCTGTAATTGCTCCTCTATTTGATAAGTTTGTACCATTACCTGACGGCTCATTAAGGAAGGGTATTGAAGGTTTAGCGTCAAGACTGCATTTTCCTTTGTCTCAAATTTACATTGTTGAAGGATCCAAGAGGTCAGCACATAGCAATGCTTACTTTAGCGGCCTGTTCGGTAACAAGAGGATAGTCTTATTTGATACCTTATTGGAAAAGTTTgatgaagaaaagaaaattactacAGGATGCACGGAAACTGAAATTCTAGGAGTTCTGGCTCATGAGCTTGGTCACTGGAGTTGTAGCCATATTTACAAGTCTATTGCCCTCACAGAAGTTAATTTGCTTCTGTTATTCACTGCTTTTGGATTCCTTTTCAAGTATTCAATGTTGTATACATCTCTTGGTTTCCCGGCTGGCCAAGAACCAATCATTATTGGTCTAATTGTGGTCTTACAGATGATCCTTGCACCATATAATTCCGTGTTATCTTTCTTCGCCACAGCTCTCTCTaggaaatttgaatttgaagcTGATAACTTTGCTGTTTCTCTATCATATTCCAATGAGTTAAGATCAGCTCTCATTAAGTTGGGCAAAGACAATTTGGATTATCCAATTTATGACAAATTGTATTCAGCATGGTATCACTCACATCCAACTTTGTTACATAGAATTGAAAACATAAGAAACCAAATTACAAATGAAAAGaaggattaa